In Stomoxys calcitrans chromosome 2, idStoCalc2.1, whole genome shotgun sequence, the following proteins share a genomic window:
- the LOC106089950 gene encoding dromyosuppressin → MSNQIVAILVCSLVFVSVLTTCYASTVAPLCQPGIIEEMPPHIKKVCMALENSDQLTSALKTYINNEAATLVSKSEDFTNNLGKRTDVDHVFLRFGKRR, encoded by the exons ATGTCAAACCAAATCGTTGCCATCCTTGTCTGCTCCCTCGTCTTCGTCAGCGTTTTGACCACATGCTATGCCTCCACAGTGGCACCTTTGTGCCAACCTGGCATTATCGAAGAGATGCCACCACACATCAAGAAAGTCTGCATGGCTTTGGAGAACTCCGACCAATTGACATCGGCCCTTAAAACCTACATCAACAATGAGGCAGCAA CTTTAGTTTCAAAATCTGAAGATTTTACCAACAACTTGGGCAAGCGTACCGATGTGGATCATGTTTTCTTGCGTTTTggcaaaaggcgttaa